In Cyanobacteriota bacterium, the genomic window CTTCTTTAAGATAGGTCTGTGCATAGGCAATCAAAAATTTTTCTTTTGCTTTATCAGTTTCAAACTCTTGAACTTTGGGAATTAATCCCCAATGCAACGCATGAGATAAATTAAAATTATCTACAAGCTCAAAACTAGTAAATGGATACAACTTATAAGTAAAAGCTCTTCCTGCAAGCAAATTAGCATTGCCTCTTTTAAGTTTGCGAGCACTTGACACCGTGAGTATAAATAATTTTGGGGTTCTTTCTATTAAGCCGTGTACTATGTCTAAGAGTTCAGGTACTTTTTGAACTTCATCAATAACAATATATTTTTCATCATCAGTTAAAGAATTAACTATCTCAATAAGAATATTAGGATTTCTTTTAAACCTGGATTCTAATTCTGGATTCAAGAGATCTAAAAACTTTGCTTTATTCTTAAAAAATTTTTCTAATAGTGTTGTTTTGCCAGTACCCCTTGCACCAAAAAGAAAAAAACTATAGTTTTCTTCAAAAGAGATATGTCTATTAAAATCTAGGTTTTTTGCCATAATCTCGGATAAAGATCCGAAATAAGACGCTAAATCCGGATCTTTAGGGTTATTCTACCATATGCGGGGGCTTTATTGTTTAAGCCCAAACAGAATTATAGAGGTTGCTGCAAGTATATTGAGGCTTTCAACACCATTCTCTAAGGGGATACTAATTAATTGGGTGCAAAGTTCTTTGGCTTCATCACTCAAGCCTCTCGTCTCGTTACCGATTAAAATCAAAACATCTTTGAATGGGCTAAATTGAAGGTCCTGATAGGCTTTGTCGCTACGCGGGCAGGTGCCAACGATCTCTAAGCTCATCGCTTTTGCTTTGGTTTCATTTTGGATCTTGGCTTTGAGCTCTTCAAGCCCAAGATATTTGATAGGCCCATAAAAAGCTGTACCAACTGAAGCTCTCAAGACCTTGGTGTTAAACACATCTACAGAGCCGGGGCTTAAATAAATAGATTTGACTCCTGCTGCAAAAGCAGTTCTGATGATAGAGCCAAGGTTGCCAGGGTCGGTGATATTTTCGCAATATAAATATGTGTTAGTTGTTTTTTTAACTTCTGTTGTTTCATTTAATAAACTAAGTTGTTGTTCTAGTGGATCTTCAAAGCTGGGCATTTCGGCAATTGCAATTACGGGTGGCGGACTTTCTGTTGTGGCGATTCTTGCCATTAAGTCTTCGGGTAATTCAAAAACTTGTGTGTTGGCTTGTCTTGGAATTTCTCTAAGGGATT contains:
- a CDS encoding RNA methyltransferase — translated: MALDIQTIVSKENQYIKLARFLHQRRGREEKNLFLLEGKTLVEEAHKKDIKILYLFIRDLESLREIPRQANTQVFELPEDLMARIATTESPPPVIAIAEMPSFEDPLEQQLSLLNETTEVKKTTNTYLYCENITDPGNLGSIIRTAFAAGVKSIYLSPGSVDVFNTKVLRASVGTAFYGPIKYLGLEELKAKIQNETKAKAMSLEIVGTCPRSDKAYQDLQFSPFKDVLILIGNETRGLSDEAKELCTQLISIPLENGVESLNILAATSIILFGLKQ